From the Rhizobium sp. WSM4643 genome, the window GCGTGGATCTGAAGCCGCTGATATCAGAGACGTTCAAATTCGAGGATTCCATCAAGGCGTTTGACCGCGCCGTCGAGGCGCGGCCGAGCGACGTGAAGCTGCAGATTGTGATGGAATAGGACGCCATACCTCTATGAGTGCTTGGCGTTCAGTTTCATCTTGCGAAAGGCAAGAGCCGCGGCTGCGACGACAGCCGCGGCTCCGACTGCGATCAGGAGATGGCGGTGAAGCGGAAGGCGGCCCAATGTCTGTTCAAGGCCGTGCCCAAACAAATAGCCCAGCGCCGTGAAGAGCTGCCCCCACACCAGCGCGGCCACGGCATTCAGGATGATGAATTTCCCGGTCGCTATTCGCGTCGTGCCGATGACGATCGGGCTGATCGTCCGCAATCCCACCAGGAAACGAAACGCAAGGATGAAGCCTGTGGGATATCTTTCCAGGAGCCGGGTTGCACGCGCCAGCGCCGGTGTCTCCATCAGCCGGCGGACGAGACCCCATCGAGCCGCATAACGGCCGGCGAAGAACCAGAACTGATCGCCGGCGAACGATCCTGCCGTTGCCGCAAGCGACGCCGACCAATAGGTCAGCAGCCCGCGGTGGGAAATCACGCCGCCAAGGAAGGCGGCTGTTTCGCCTTCGAAGGCTGAACCCAGAAATATCGCCAACAGGCCGTAGTGCTCGATCAGCAGTTCGATAGACACGCAGCTGTCCTCGGCCCGGGGTTTCTACAGCTAAACCGGCTTCAAATCCCCAAGCAGCGTCGGGATCAGCTCCGACACCGTCGGATGGATCGGCACCGACCATTGCAAGGCCGGATAGGTCGTTCCCGCATTCATCGCGTCTATGATGCCGTGGATCACCTCGTCGCCTTCGATGCCGAGGATCGCCGCACCGAGGATTTTTTTGGTCTCGGCGTCGGCGATCACCTTCATGAAGCCTTTGGTCTCGCCGCGCTCGTTGGCGCGGCCGACGCGGCTCATCGGCCGGGTCGAGATCATGATCTTGCGTCCCGAGGCACGCGCCTGCTTCTCCGTCATGCCGACGCGGCCAAGCGGCGGGTCGATATAAAGGGCATAGGCCAGGATGCGGCTCGAGACCTTGCGATCGTCGCCGTCGAGCAGGTTGGCGGCGGCGATCTCGAAATCATTGTAGGAAGTGTGGGTGAAGGCGCCGCGGCCGTTGCAGTCGCCGAGCGCTAAGATGCCGTCGACATTGGTGGCAAGCCTGTCGTCGACGGTGATATAGCCGTGCTTGTCGGTGATGACGCCGGCGGTATCGAGGCCGAGATCGTCGGTATTCGGCTTGCGGCCCGTGGCGATCAGCACATGGCTCGCATCGATTCTCGCTGAATCGGTGGCGACCGTTATTCCGTCGCTGCTCTTGGCGAAGGCGATGTCGCTGGCGCCGGTATGAATGTCGATGCCCTCCGAGCGCAGGACATCAGCGATCGCGTCGGATATATCCTCGTCCTCGCGCGATGCGAGCTTCGGGCCATGCTCGATGACGCTGACTTCGGCGCCGAAGCGGCGATACATCTGTGCGAATTCCAACCCGATATAACTGCCGCCGATGACGGCCAGATGCCGCGGCAGCGTGTCGAGATGGATGATCGAGGTGCTGGTGAGATAGTCGATATCGTTGATCCCGGGCAGGTCGGGGATGACGGGCCGCGCGCCGACATTGAGGAAGATGCGCGGTGCGTTCAGCGTCTCGCCGTTGACGCTGACGGTCTTCGGGCCCTCGAAACGGGCGTGGCCGTAAATCACGGTCATACCGTCCATGCCGGCGAACCAGCCGATCAAGCCGTTGCGGGCGTTCATGGTCACGGTTTCGGCACGGGCTTTGACCACCTTCATGTCGATGGCGATCTCGCCCTGGAGATTCACGCCGTAAACGGCGCCGTTTCTCGCGACATGGGCGGCGCGGGCGCTGGCGACCAGCGTCTTCGTCGGCATGCAGCCGGCATTGACGCAGGTGCCGCCGAGGAATTTGCGCTCGATCAGCGCCACCTTCATGCCCTTTTCGACCATCCGGGCAGCGAGGAAGGGGCCGGACTGACCGGCGCCGATAACGATGGCGTCGAAGCTCTTCATGACACGGCCACGATCAGCAGCGCGCCGATGACGGCGACGGCATCCTCGATGAGAGCAGCCGGCAGATCCTTGCCGAAGGACGCTGCGAGCCTGCCGCGGACGGCAGCACCGCCATATGTGCCGATGACGGCGCCGATCACCCCGACAATCAGCCCGCCGAAGAGCAGGCTGTTGGCGGCGCCGATCGTGGCACCTGCCAGCCCGCCCATGACAATGCGAGCGCCGAATTGCACCGGCACCTTGCGCGAAGGCGTAGATGGCAGCTGGTCGGTGATCAGTTCGACGACGGCGAGAAGCGTGAAGATCCACGGCGTCCATTGGTAAGCCATGAACGCAAGCGGCGTCTGCGAGACATCAAACCAGCCAAGCGCCGCGCCCCAGGCGACGGCGGCGGGCGCCGTCATGGCGCGAAGCCCGGCAATGACACCAATCAGCAATGCAACAAGCAGAAACATGCATGGTCCCCCCTTTTTGCCGGCTCTTGCCGCCTTCAGCGAAGGTTGCACATTGTCAGGCGCGTGGCAATTCGCCCTTTCGCGCCAAGAGGCTAGTTCGCAAAGGCGGCAATGCCGGTGATCGCCCGGCCGATGATCAGCGCGTGGATGTCGTGCGTGCCCTCATAGGTGTTGACCACTTCGAGGTTGACGAGGTGTCGGGCGATGCCGAATTCGTCGGAGATGCCGTTGCCGCCGAGCATGTCGCGGGCCGCCCGCGCAATCTCCAGCGCCTTGCCGCAGCTGTTGCGCTTGAGGATCGAGGTCAGTTCCACCGGCGGATGGCCTTCCTCCTTCATGCGGCCAAGCCGCAGACAACCCTGAAGGCCGAGCGCGATTTCCGCCGCCATGTCGGCGAGCTTCTTCTGGATCAGCTGGTTGGCGGCAAGCGGCCGGCCGAACTGCTTGCGCTCGAGCGTATATTGCCGGGCTCTCGCATAACAATCCTCGGCAGCACCGAGTGCGCCCCAGGCGATGCCGAAGCGGGCCGAGTTGAGGCAGGTGAACGGCCCTTTGAGGCCTGTCACATCAGGCAGAAGGTTTTCCTCAGGCACGAAGACCCCGTCCATCACCACTTCACCGGTGATCGAGGCGCGTAAGCCCACCTTGCCGTGGATGGCGGGAGCCGAAAGCCCTTTCCAGCCCTTTTCGAGGATGAAGCCGCGGATGAGGCCATCCTCGGTCTTTGCCCAGACGACGAAGACATCGGCGATCGGTGCGTTGGAGATCCAGGTCTTCGAGCCGGTCAGGCTGTAGCCGCCGTCGACCTTTTTGGCACGTGTAGCCATCGAGCCGGGGTCGGAGCCGTGATCCGGTTCGGTCAGCCCGAAGCAGCCGATCCATTCGCCGGTGGCGAGTTTCGGCAGGTATTTCAGCTTCTGTGCCTGCGACCCGAAGGTTTCGATCGGCACCATTACGAGTGATGACTGGACGCTCATCATCGAACGATAACCACTATCGACCTTTTCGACCTCGCGGGCGATCAGGCCGTAGGCGGTGTAACCGAGGCCGGCGCCGCCATAATCCGGCGAGACCGTCGGGCCGAGCAGGCCGAGTTCGCCCATTTCGCGGAAGATCTCAGGATCGGTCTTTTCGTTACGGAAGGCGTCGAGAACGCGGGGCGCAAGCTTTTCCTGCGCATAGGCGTGGGCAGTATCCTGCACCATGCGCTCTTCGCTGGTCAGTTGCTCCACCAGGCGGAACGGATCGGCCCAGTCGAAAACTTCGCGCGTATGCTGCATGGCGGCGTCTCCTCATCCCGGTTCAGGCTTGTCTCGCTCAAGTTGGCCATAGACCCGCCAGCCGACCGCGTCAACAGAAGGTCGTCGCGCCGAAAAGACGGGCCACGCCATCTTTTCAAAAGCGTCGGCATGATCCACTTTGCCCGCGATCGATTCTGGAACGAGGAGGCGGAAATGTCGTCAAGCGATCTGTTCGTATCGGCCGAAGGCGCCGAATGGGTGAATCCCGAGCCCGGTGTCGTCCGGCGCATCATGACCTACCTGCCCGAGATGATGATGGTGGAAGTGGCCTTCGAAAGCGGTGCCGTGGGTGCCGCCCATTCGCATCCGCACATCCAGGCGAGCTATGTCGCCGAAGGCAGTTTCGAAGTGACGATCGATGGCCGGACCGAGGTGCTCAAGCAGGGCGGCAGCTTCATCGTGCCCCCCAATCTGGTCCATGGCGTCAAGGCGCTGGAAAAGGGCCGACTGATCGATGCATTCACCCCGCACCGGGCCGAATTCCTGAAATAGCTGGTATCATGCCACTCATGATCTAAACATCCGCTCTTGCCCGGCGCGCGGGGCCGGCGGCGGTGACATAGGGCGGGACGAAGCGCGCATCCTCGCCGCGCACCGCCTCACGGAGGAAATCGATGACGGCGCGCACGCGGGGCGCCTGTTTCAGGTCGCGATGGCAAGTGATCCAGTAATGGCGCTTGAGGTCGATCTCGTCTGGCAGCACGCGCACGAGTTCGGGATAACGGCTGGCGAAGAAATAGGGCAGGATGCAGAGGCCGAGGCCGTTTCTCGTGGCAGTCAGCTGCGCGAAGATGCTGGAGCTCTGGAACTGCGGCTTGATGCGCGGGTGCACATCGCCCAGATAATCCAGGCCCGGCGCGAAGATCATTTCCTCGATATAGCTGACGAAGGGATGGCTGAGCAGGTCTTCGCGGGAGTTGATGTCAGACGCCTTGGCCAGATAATCGCGCGAGCCGTATACCTGCAGGTGGTAATCCGTCAGCTTCTCGGCGAAATACGCCCCGCCCTTCGGTTCGTCGAGCACGACGGAAAGATCGGCCTCCTTGCGCGACAGCGACATGATCTGCTGGATCGTCACCAGTTCCAGCGCCAGGTGCGGATGCTGGGCGGCAAACTGCGGCAGCACGGTTGCGAAGAAGAAATTGGCAAAACCCTCCGGCGCGCTGAGCCGCACAAGGCCGCGCTGCGCCATCGAGCCGTCGGCGAGGTCGGCGCGCAGCCGTTCGGTCTCCTGCTCCATCCTCTCGGCCGTCTCGACGAAGCGCGTGCCCATGGCGGTTAGCACGTAGCCGCGGGGATTGCGCTCGAACAGCTTGACCTTGAGGGTGAACTCCAGCCGGTCGATGCGGCGCGAGACGGTGGCATGGCTGGAGCGCAGTTGCCTGGCGGCGGTCGACAGCTGTCCGGTGCGGGCGACGGCTAGAAAAAACTGCAGATCGTCCCAAGTAAACTGCGGTGGATTGTTCATCGCGATCCTCATCTGTTCAAAAACGAACAGATACTGTTTGGAATTAGTTGTAAACCACCCGTTGCTTCAACGGGGAATTTCCGTGATCGTAAGGGCAGGGTCCGCCGCTCTGAGGAGTGCGGCTGGCCAAATCTGAACAGATCCGCAATCTGGCCAATCTCTGGGAGGAGAGAATATGCGTAAGAATTTCATTGTATCAGTTGCATTTCTGCTCGCGAGCAGCACTGCGGTACTCGCGCAGAGCGCGACCGACGGCAAGGTCAAGATCGGCATCCTGAACGATCAGTCGGGTGTCTATGCCGATTTCGGCGGCAAGTCTTCTGTCGAAGCCGCCAAGATGGCGGTCGAAGATTTCGGCGGCAAGGTGCTTGATGTGCCGGTCGAGATCGTCGATGCCGACCACCAGAACAAGCCGGATATAGCCTCCAACATCGCCCGCCAGTGGTACGACACCGAGCAGGTGGATGCGATCATGGAACTGACGACCTCGTCGGTGGCGCTCGCCGTGCAGGCGATCGCCAAGGAGAAGAAGAAGATCGATATCGTCACGGGTGCGGCCACTACGGATCTCACCGGCAAGGCCTGCTCGCCTTATGGATTCCATTGGGCCTACGACACCCATGCGCTGGCTGTCGGCACCGGCGGCGCGCTCGTCAAGCAGGGCGGCGACAGCTGGTTCTTCCTGACTGCCGACTATGCCTTCGGCTATTCGCTGGAGCAGCAGACCAGCGATTACGTCAAGGCGAGTGGCGGCAAGGTCGTCGGCGCCGTCCGCCACCCACTGTCGACCCAGGACTTTTCGTCCTTCCTGCTGCAGGCGCAATCGTCCGGCGCCAAGGTGATCGGCCTTGCCAATGCCGGCCTCGACACCTCGAACGCCATCAAGCAGGCGGCCGAATTCGGCATCACCCAAGGCGGCCAGCATCTGGCGGCACTACTCTTCACATTGGCCGAAGTCCACGGTCTCGGCCTCGATGCGGCGCAGGGGCTAACGCTGACGGAAGGTTACTACTGGAACCGCGACGACGAAAGCCGCGCCTTCGCCAAGAAATTCTTCGCCCGCACCGGCAAGATGCCGAACATGATCCACACCGGTACCTATTCAGCAGTGACGCAATATCTGAAGGCGGTGCAGAAGGCCGGCACCGACGAGACGGAAGCCGTCGCCAAGCAGATGCATGAAATGCCGGTCGACGACGTCTTCGGCCGCGGCGGCACGGTTGGCGCCAATGGCCGTATGATCCATGACATGTACCTGCTGCAGGTCAAGAAGCCTGCCGAAAGCAAGGAGCCGTGGGATTACTTCAACGTGCTCGCCACCATTCCCGGCAAGGAAGCCTATATCGATCCCGCCAAGAGCGGCTGCGATCTGGTGAAGTAAGCACGATGGCGGTTTCCGCAATTGAAACTCAGGAAAAGCCGCGGGTGGTATTGTCCGCCCGCGGCCTGCGCCGCGATTTCGGCGGCTTCACGGCCGTCAAGAACGTCGATCTCGACGTGCATGACGCGAGCGTGCATGCGCTGATCGGCCCGAACGGCGCCGGCAAGACGACGGTCTTCAACCTGCTGACCAAGTTCCTGCAGCCGACCTCAGGCACCATCACACTGATGGGCACCGACATCACCAAAACGCCGCCCGACAAAGTAGCGCGCATGGGGCTCGTTCGCTCCTTCCAGATCTCGGCGGTCTTTCCGCATCTGACCGTTCTCGACAATGTCCGGGTGGCGCTGCAGCGGCCGAACAATCTTTCCACGCAGTTCTGGCAGCCGCTGTCCGCGCTCGGCCGGCTGAACGAGCGCGCCGACGAACTGCTGGCGAGCGTCGGGCTGTCCAAGGAGCGCGATCACATCGCCGCCGATCTTTCCTATGGCCGCAAGCGCGTTCTGGAGATCGCCACCACACTGGCATTGGATCCGAAAGTGCTGCTGCTCGACGAGCCGATGGCCGGCATGGGGCAGGAGGATGTCGGCGTCGTCTCGTCGATCATCCGCGACGTCGCCCGCGACCGGGCGGTGCTGATGGTCGAACACAATCTCTCCGTCGTCGCCAATATCTGCCAGCATGTCACCGTGCTCCAGCGCGGCGAGATCCTCGCCGAGGGCGACTATGCCACCGTCAGCCAGGACGAGCGCGTGCGTGTGGCCTATATGGGCACGGAGGAGCATTGATGGCCGCTCTCCTCGAAGTCCAGGGGCTCAATGCCTGGTACGGCGAAAGCCACGTCCTGCACGGCGTCGACATGCGTGTGGCCGAAGGCGAGACGATCACCATTCTCGGCCGCAACGGCGTCGGCAAAACGACGACGCTGCGCACCATCACCGGCATCGTGCGGTCCCGTAAGGGCAAGATCAGCTTTGCCGGCAGTGATATGATGCAGGTGCCGCTGCACAAGACGGCGCATCGGGGCATCGGCTTCGTGCCGGAGGAGCGCGGCATCTTCTCGACGCTTACCGTTTCGGAAAACCTGCTGCTGCCGCCTGTCGTGGCAGCGGGCGGCATGACGCTCGACGAGATCTATGAGCTCTTCCCCAATCTCTACGAGCGCCGCGGCAGCCCGGGCACCAAACTATCAGGCGGCGAGCAGCAGATGCTGGCGATCGCCCGGATCCTGCGCACTGGCGTCAGGCTGCTCATTCTCGACGAACCGACGGAG encodes:
- a CDS encoding DedA family protein, which translates into the protein MSIELLIEHYGLLAIFLGSAFEGETAAFLGGVISHRGLLTYWSASLAATAGSFAGDQFWFFAGRYAARWGLVRRLMETPALARATRLLERYPTGFILAFRFLVGLRTISPIVIGTTRIATGKFIILNAVAALVWGQLFTALGYLFGHGLEQTLGRLPLHRHLLIAVGAAAVVAAAALAFRKMKLNAKHS
- a CDS encoding FAD-containing oxidoreductase, whose protein sequence is MKSFDAIVIGAGQSGPFLAARMVEKGMKVALIERKFLGGTCVNAGCMPTKTLVASARAAHVARNGAVYGVNLQGEIAIDMKVVKARAETVTMNARNGLIGWFAGMDGMTVIYGHARFEGPKTVSVNGETLNAPRIFLNVGARPVIPDLPGINDIDYLTSTSIIHLDTLPRHLAVIGGSYIGLEFAQMYRRFGAEVSVIEHGPKLASREDEDISDAIADVLRSEGIDIHTGASDIAFAKSSDGITVATDSARIDASHVLIATGRKPNTDDLGLDTAGVITDKHGYITVDDRLATNVDGILALGDCNGRGAFTHTSYNDFEIAAANLLDGDDRKVSSRILAYALYIDPPLGRVGMTEKQARASGRKIMISTRPMSRVGRANERGETKGFMKVIADAETKKILGAAILGIEGDEVIHGIIDAMNAGTTYPALQWSVPIHPTVSELIPTLLGDLKPV
- a CDS encoding DUF4126 domain-containing protein; this translates as MFLLVALLIGVIAGLRAMTAPAAVAWGAALGWFDVSQTPLAFMAYQWTPWIFTLLAVVELITDQLPSTPSRKVPVQFGARIVMGGLAGATIGAANSLLFGGLIVGVIGAVIGTYGGAAVRGRLAASFGKDLPAALIEDAVAVIGALLIVAVS
- a CDS encoding acyl-CoA dehydrogenase — its product is MQHTREVFDWADPFRLVEQLTSEERMVQDTAHAYAQEKLAPRVLDAFRNEKTDPEIFREMGELGLLGPTVSPDYGGAGLGYTAYGLIAREVEKVDSGYRSMMSVQSSLVMVPIETFGSQAQKLKYLPKLATGEWIGCFGLTEPDHGSDPGSMATRAKKVDGGYSLTGSKTWISNAPIADVFVVWAKTEDGLIRGFILEKGWKGLSAPAIHGKVGLRASITGEVVMDGVFVPEENLLPDVTGLKGPFTCLNSARFGIAWGALGAAEDCYARARQYTLERKQFGRPLAANQLIQKKLADMAAEIALGLQGCLRLGRMKEEGHPPVELTSILKRNSCGKALEIARAARDMLGGNGISDEFGIARHLVNLEVVNTYEGTHDIHALIIGRAITGIAAFAN
- a CDS encoding cupin domain-containing protein — encoded protein: MSSSDLFVSAEGAEWVNPEPGVVRRIMTYLPEMMMVEVAFESGAVGAAHSHPHIQASYVAEGSFEVTIDGRTEVLKQGGSFIVPPNLVHGVKALEKGRLIDAFTPHRAEFLK
- a CDS encoding LysR family transcriptional regulator; translated protein: MNNPPQFTWDDLQFFLAVARTGQLSTAARQLRSSHATVSRRIDRLEFTLKVKLFERNPRGYVLTAMGTRFVETAERMEQETERLRADLADGSMAQRGLVRLSAPEGFANFFFATVLPQFAAQHPHLALELVTIQQIMSLSRKEADLSVVLDEPKGGAYFAEKLTDYHLQVYGSRDYLAKASDINSREDLLSHPFVSYIEEMIFAPGLDYLGDVHPRIKPQFQSSSIFAQLTATRNGLGLCILPYFFASRYPELVRVLPDEIDLKRHYWITCHRDLKQAPRVRAVIDFLREAVRGEDARFVPPYVTAAGPARRARADV
- a CDS encoding ABC transporter substrate-binding protein, yielding MRKNFIVSVAFLLASSTAVLAQSATDGKVKIGILNDQSGVYADFGGKSSVEAAKMAVEDFGGKVLDVPVEIVDADHQNKPDIASNIARQWYDTEQVDAIMELTTSSVALAVQAIAKEKKKIDIVTGAATTDLTGKACSPYGFHWAYDTHALAVGTGGALVKQGGDSWFFLTADYAFGYSLEQQTSDYVKASGGKVVGAVRHPLSTQDFSSFLLQAQSSGAKVIGLANAGLDTSNAIKQAAEFGITQGGQHLAALLFTLAEVHGLGLDAAQGLTLTEGYYWNRDDESRAFAKKFFARTGKMPNMIHTGTYSAVTQYLKAVQKAGTDETEAVAKQMHEMPVDDVFGRGGTVGANGRMIHDMYLLQVKKPAESKEPWDYFNVLATIPGKEAYIDPAKSGCDLVK
- a CDS encoding ABC transporter ATP-binding protein, producing MAVSAIETQEKPRVVLSARGLRRDFGGFTAVKNVDLDVHDASVHALIGPNGAGKTTVFNLLTKFLQPTSGTITLMGTDITKTPPDKVARMGLVRSFQISAVFPHLTVLDNVRVALQRPNNLSTQFWQPLSALGRLNERADELLASVGLSKERDHIAADLSYGRKRVLEIATTLALDPKVLLLDEPMAGMGQEDVGVVSSIIRDVARDRAVLMVEHNLSVVANICQHVTVLQRGEILAEGDYATVSQDERVRVAYMGTEEH
- a CDS encoding ABC transporter ATP-binding protein; the protein is MAALLEVQGLNAWYGESHVLHGVDMRVAEGETITILGRNGVGKTTTLRTITGIVRSRKGKISFAGSDMMQVPLHKTAHRGIGFVPEERGIFSTLTVSENLLLPPVVAAGGMTLDEIYELFPNLYERRGSPGTKLSGGEQQMLAIARILRTGVRLLILDEPTEGLAPVIVQRIGEVLKKLKERGMTILLVEQNFRFASRIADRFYLMDHGQMVSEFPVGELPQRMDTLHKVLGV